Genomic DNA from Telopea speciosissima isolate NSW1024214 ecotype Mountain lineage chromosome 2, Tspe_v1, whole genome shotgun sequence:
CTCAAATCTTGTGTAGACCCATCGGCATCATCGGGGGAGCAACTCATAATTATGGCGGAACAATGGTGGTAGATAATAGAGAAAGACTCATGATAAGGCCTTTTGGTGAGGGTAGCAGTAGAGGGGGAAGTGATAATCGACTCATGATAAGGCCTTTTGGTGAAGAAGGTAGTAACAGTAACAGGGTGTTTGATACTACTATACCAATACAAATCAGGCCCTTTGGTGAAGGACAGTCGATGAATCAAGCCCTCCTATCACCTTTCACTGAATCAAACTTATGTGGTATCACAAGGCAATTGAATATCAGGGAAGAACCAGAAGTGGAAAGAAGCATGTTCATGACATTCTCGAAGGGATATCCAGTTTCATTGAAGGAAGTACAAGATTTTCTTACCCACTTGTATGGGGACTGCGTGGAAGCAATTTACATGGAAAAGGTGGATCCCTCTACGGTGCAGCCATTATATGCACTGGTGGTCTTTAAGCAGGCTTCAACAATTGATACAATTCTTAATGGCGCAGAGAAGGTGAGTTTTACTATTAATGAAAAACAAGCCATGGTAAGACGCTGGAAACCAAAGTGATCAGCAGTTAGTCTAATTCCGAAATCTGCAATAATGGCTCATTGGTTTTGTTGGACTATTATGCTTTGGGGAAACAGTTTAATTCATCAGACTATGTTTGGTTAATTTCTGTAAGGGATCAATTTTActaccttttttgttttcatttaatTGTTCCATTTGTCTTTTATTCTATATATTCATGTGTTCTTATTGTTATAGGGAAGCCAATCCAATTGCGCATTTCCCTTCTAACATGCAGGTTGAATTAGAGAGGAAAAAGTATTAAAGTCTCACCTTCAGCAAAGCCATCAGCAGGAAAACCTTAAAACCTAAAATTAACAAAACCTATATCATGTTCTACAAGATGCATCCCGAAATAAGTCTTTCTTGACATAGGAAGGAAGATCTCTAGTTAAAGATGTAGTTGCAGTTTTTGCAGCTGTCTTAGCTAAAAAGTCAGCAATATTGTTGGCTTCTCTGAAGCAATGAGTGACCTTCCAGTTAATAGAACTTAAATAAGGCCAGCTTGAGGTAGTTACTATTTTGCTGAACATACCAAAGCAAAGCTCCTGAACGAAGAGACACCACCCCTGTAGCTGAATTGCACTCTAACCATAGCCTTTCAATGTAAAGATTTTTGGATATGATTAATGTGTGTTTGGTATGCTCATGAAATCTATGATTCTTGATCAGATGTATAGCACTTTGACTATCACAATTCACTACCGAGGTTTGCTGCAACAAACCCAAATCAGAAACCAAACCCTTCAACCAAATAGCTTCCTTCACTGCTTCTGCTGCTGCCGTATTTATAAGGCACTTTCTCTCAGTCTAGGGTTAGACAAAATAACTTGTATCTTCATTTTTTCTTAGTGAAAAGTTTGCCGCTGCTTTTCCCGTGGATGTAGGTTTCTCGCGAaaccgaaccacataaatctgtTTGTGTTTGCGATTATcttgtttgttgttttcttcGATCTCATATTTGACCATCTGGCACATGACGCCATGGGGAGGCCGAGATACAGATTCCGGTAGTGGTGGGTTTTGGGTCgtgcttggtttttgcctttGCCCTTGGTGGAGTGTAGTTTGTGGATTGTGATTGGGTTttgatctttttgtttttgctttcttCTCTTTAATACAATGatcctttagcaaaaaaaatatttgaccATCTCGTGCGATTCCGTTTTAACAATTAAACTTTAGATAATACTTGTGATTTCCGCCTGGTAGTTTGTTGTATTACTATTACCCATATATATACTGAAAGTAATAATCACCTGACTCAAGTGATCCCTGAAGAAAGACCAAGAGATAATTGCAGGAATGAAAGATAACATATCCGGATGTTGCTCAAGTTGGGCAACCTTGTGAAAACTGTCGAAGTAATCAGAAACATAAGAGGCTATATGACTTTGATTTTGTATTACTGTGCCATCAGATTACTTGAGAGAACGAATCACGTTCTTAGATCTACGAAGCTTAATTTGGGGAAAGATGAAAAAACTTTGAGTTATGGTCCCCACATTTTAGCCATTTGATGTTAGATTTCTCAGCCCataatttttgttgattttcTAGAGCTTGCATGTATCTACTTTTAGCTTCAGATTCCATAGAAAAAAGAGTATCATTGATTCCCACAGTGTCTATCGTTTCAGTAATA
This window encodes:
- the LOC122650481 gene encoding uncharacterized protein LOC122650481; its protein translation is MDAKVTPENSFEWMLFSRQVIEFNRDSTLAWEIITLWIWLQELGIPQVILKLLTYSNALIRFLSNETLVCLDCIKTGRIPAPPLNEIPFMYVLTNRGISLQFLHNNRRQALEGMLKIMENIYARGFEDIAWQALTNSIQPALSEIRTIVTSLATQPVMTQILCRPIGIIGGATHNYGGTMVVDNRERLMIRPFGEGSSRGGSDNRLMIRPFGEEGSNSNRVFDTTIPIQIRPFGEGQSMNQALLSPFTESNLCGITRQLNIREEPEVERSMFMTFSKGYPVSLKEVQDFLTHLYGDCVEAIYMEKVDPSTVQPLYALVVFKQASTIDTILNGAEKVSFTINEKQAMVRRWKPK